The following proteins are encoded in a genomic region of Spirosoma sp. SC4-14:
- a CDS encoding AraC family transcriptional regulator, protein MSPLTRKSRGFAGERIIEIPKETVDKCLSMPLISSLFITRMGFYPKALHHYYQRPTGISQVILLYCTDGQGWIQLAKNRISMQAGKVVAITPDTPHSYGADTENPWTIHWFHFSGTRCRDVVSAIMDDRGNSPQAIRVPYSEERIALFDRMFDTFLKGYSTSNLLFANLTIPFFLASFILPENFQKEIVGSGTATPTNRAILYMQNNLSTSLILDNIAQAANLSTSFFSRKFRQDTGYAPIEYFNHLRIQKACQLLHFSDLRINEVASQLGIDDPFYFSRLFKKQMGVSPAEYRKSEGVQRRV, encoded by the coding sequence ATGAGCCCATTAACCCGTAAAAGCCGTGGATTTGCCGGGGAGCGAATCATTGAGATTCCCAAAGAAACCGTTGATAAATGTTTGTCGATGCCGTTGATCAGCAGCCTGTTCATTACCCGGATGGGTTTTTATCCCAAAGCGCTGCATCACTATTACCAGCGCCCAACAGGGATTTCGCAAGTCATTCTGCTGTATTGCACAGACGGACAGGGCTGGATTCAATTAGCAAAAAACCGGATTAGTATGCAGGCAGGTAAAGTAGTTGCTATCACACCCGACACTCCCCACTCTTACGGTGCAGATACAGAAAATCCCTGGACAATTCACTGGTTTCACTTCAGTGGTACACGTTGCCGGGACGTAGTCAGTGCCATTATGGACGACAGGGGCAACTCCCCCCAGGCTATCCGTGTCCCGTATTCTGAGGAGCGTATTGCCTTATTCGACCGGATGTTTGATACGTTTTTGAAAGGCTACAGTACCTCGAACCTGCTGTTTGCGAACCTGACCATCCCGTTTTTTCTGGCCTCGTTCATTTTGCCCGAAAACTTTCAGAAAGAAATTGTAGGCAGCGGAACAGCCACGCCAACCAACCGGGCCATTCTGTATATGCAGAACAACCTCTCTACGTCCCTAATACTGGACAATATTGCTCAGGCGGCCAACCTGTCTACGTCGTTTTTTTCCCGCAAGTTCAGACAGGATACCGGCTATGCCCCTATCGAGTATTTTAACCACCTCCGTATCCAGAAGGCTTGTCAGTTACTTCATTTCAGCGATCTGCGCATTAATGAAGTAGCGTCACAACTGGGCATCGATGATCCCTTCTACTTTTCGAGGCTGTTCAAAAAACAAATGGGCGTCTCTCCCGCTGAGTATCGAAAAAGTGAAGGTGTTCAACGGAGAGTGTAG
- a CDS encoding ThuA domain-containing protein — MKHWLIVLVCLLMTVGRVTAQDVLIVADEIPAMEVLAKGIQQQEGLTSKIVTQADMPATLANFRAVVVYIHKDLDSIPERAFIRYAQNGGKLICLHHSISSAKRKNKEWFSFLGIDLPKKDVMEGGYKYVGDIDMAVVNLAPQHFITSHKITYASTIAYTREGGQKEGQFPGFVLQKTEGFLNHQLLSPRTILLGYKFTDAAGKVWMQDRSAWCMPEGKGWLFYSQPGHAVSDFENPTYTQLIANAILYKP, encoded by the coding sequence ATGAAACATTGGCTTATCGTACTCGTCTGTCTGCTGATGACAGTTGGCCGGGTAACCGCTCAGGACGTACTGATTGTTGCCGACGAAATTCCGGCGATGGAAGTGCTGGCCAAAGGGATTCAACAGCAGGAAGGCCTGACTTCTAAGATTGTGACGCAGGCCGACATGCCCGCAACTCTGGCTAATTTTCGGGCGGTTGTTGTCTATATCCATAAAGATCTGGACTCGATACCCGAACGAGCCTTTATCCGGTACGCCCAAAACGGGGGGAAACTGATTTGCCTGCACCATTCCATTAGTTCGGCTAAGCGAAAGAATAAAGAGTGGTTTTCGTTTCTGGGTATCGACCTGCCCAAAAAAGACGTAATGGAAGGCGGCTACAAATACGTGGGCGATATAGACATGGCCGTCGTGAATCTGGCTCCGCAACATTTCATTACGTCGCACAAGATTACATATGCCTCCACGATTGCCTACACGCGGGAAGGCGGCCAAAAAGAGGGCCAGTTTCCGGGCTTTGTTTTGCAAAAAACAGAGGGCTTTCTGAATCACCAGCTCCTTAGTCCCCGGACCATTTTGCTTGGGTATAAATTCACAGATGCCGCCGGAAAGGTATGGATGCAGGATCGGTCGGCCTGGTGTATGCCGGAGGGAAAAGGCTGGCTTTTCTACAGTCAGCCAGGCCACGCGGTCAGTGATTTCGAAAATCCTACATACACGCAACTCATTGCGAATGCAATACTCTACAAACCTTAA
- a CDS encoding sugar phosphate isomerase/epimerase — MKKILLAFVILLSFSVAQAQKKVFPQTPGMVSYTYRNSFAKNVSATLDTIKALGITDMEFSNLFGKTAAELRKLLDERGMKCSSFGVGYPDLQNKLAEVGNNAKTLGATFVRVAWVPHKGPFTLDLAKQTVADFNNFGKQLKDEFGLTFCYHNHGYEFEKFEDGTLFDYIVQHTDPQYVSFELDILWTFFPGADPAALIKKYPKRFKLMHLKDLRKGVVGNLSGGTPVENDVALGTGQLDLPAILKAAQKSSIEHYYIEDESPSYATQVPQTIAYLSQLK; from the coding sequence ATGAAAAAAATCCTTCTCGCTTTCGTTATCCTGCTGAGCTTTAGTGTTGCTCAGGCGCAGAAAAAGGTGTTCCCACAAACGCCCGGCATGGTGTCGTACACGTACCGAAATAGCTTTGCTAAAAACGTATCGGCCACCCTCGATACCATTAAGGCGCTGGGTATTACCGATATGGAGTTTTCCAACCTCTTCGGCAAAACAGCCGCCGAACTGCGTAAACTCCTCGATGAACGCGGTATGAAATGCTCCTCGTTCGGCGTGGGCTATCCCGATCTGCAAAACAAATTGGCTGAGGTAGGTAATAATGCCAAAACACTGGGCGCTACGTTTGTCCGCGTTGCCTGGGTGCCGCACAAAGGGCCGTTCACGCTCGATCTGGCCAAGCAAACAGTGGCCGACTTTAACAACTTCGGGAAGCAGTTGAAAGATGAGTTTGGCCTGACGTTCTGCTACCATAACCACGGCTACGAGTTCGAGAAGTTCGAGGACGGCACCCTGTTCGATTACATCGTTCAGCATACCGACCCACAGTACGTTAGTTTCGAGCTGGATATTCTCTGGACATTTTTCCCCGGTGCCGACCCCGCTGCACTGATCAAAAAATACCCGAAACGTTTTAAACTGATGCACCTGAAAGACCTGCGCAAAGGGGTTGTCGGTAACTTGTCGGGGGGCACACCAGTAGAGAACGACGTAGCATTGGGAACCGGTCAGCTCGATTTGCCCGCCATTCTGAAAGCCGCTCAGAAATCGTCCATTGAACACTATTACATCGAAGATGAAAGCCCCAGCTATGCCACGCAGGTGCCCCAAACGATAGCCTATCTGAGCCAACTGAAGTGA
- a CDS encoding alpha-galactosidase yields MKRHLFLILLPFFSLLAGQSVAQLQSCRASLSNDTLVLENDLIARRFRWNNGQLITLSLTDKKRKQSWEWISKDPDCAFPGHTSPSGKGELTTKPIQGQPNQTDHLEVSVTTRLGTLDVRRVFRIYPNIATLSCTFYLRGKASPEWQQAAGQSAAGLDFKNIESQADLNKRTATVPAMDKLALPGNHWRGRAVEFADMTDRNNTLVTEVPYNLYRQPGFLKGNLLWLTDGLSGSSLFVLKESPVSAIQLANPGFDFLVKNGSVQTVGAGILPTDVTETDWVRGYGYTLGLGGMTELDGLRTLRSYQDANRPRRADRDEMILMNTWGDRNKDTKIKEQFIITELQKAAQLGITRFQIDDGWELGKSMNSATPGGSSEAIWKNPKYWTPDPDRFPNGLKPVIDAAKKLNIELGLWFSPSVDSSFKHWDKDAQTLIGLYKEHGIRTFKIDLVQIPDKTAEVNFRKFLDTVMAATNYEVIFNMDVTAGRRNGYHFMNEYGNLFLENRYTDWTNYYPYWTLRNLWNLSKYVPPQNLQIEFLNKWRNADKYPAGDRFAPANYSFDYLFAITMMAQPLAWFEATGLPVEAFQTAKLIQTYRTNQTQIHAGHILPIGDEPSGKSWTGFQSITSDTEGFLLLFREDTPEGQDMIKTWLPAGKRVSLEPVAGAGKATNLVILKEGRLSVTLPTPNSFGLYRYKVLN; encoded by the coding sequence ATGAAACGACACCTATTCCTTATTCTGCTTCCATTTTTTTCGCTCCTGGCAGGCCAGTCAGTTGCTCAATTGCAAAGCTGCCGGGCTAGCCTGAGTAACGATACGTTAGTGCTCGAAAACGACCTGATTGCCCGTCGATTCCGCTGGAATAATGGTCAGTTGATTACCCTTAGCCTAACCGATAAAAAACGGAAACAGAGCTGGGAATGGATCAGCAAAGACCCGGACTGTGCCTTCCCCGGCCATACCAGCCCGTCGGGCAAAGGCGAGCTGACAACCAAGCCTATACAAGGTCAGCCGAACCAGACCGATCATCTGGAAGTGAGCGTAACCACCCGGCTCGGTACGCTGGATGTTCGGCGGGTATTCCGGATTTATCCCAACATCGCCACACTGAGCTGTACGTTTTACCTGCGCGGCAAAGCCTCGCCTGAGTGGCAACAGGCGGCTGGTCAGTCGGCTGCCGGGCTGGATTTTAAGAACATTGAGTCGCAGGCTGATTTGAACAAACGTACCGCAACTGTTCCGGCGATGGATAAGCTGGCCTTGCCCGGCAATCACTGGCGGGGGCGGGCCGTCGAATTTGCCGATATGACCGACCGCAACAATACGCTCGTTACCGAAGTGCCTTATAATCTGTATCGTCAGCCCGGTTTTCTGAAAGGAAATTTGTTGTGGCTGACCGATGGACTTTCCGGCTCGTCGTTGTTTGTGCTAAAAGAATCACCCGTTTCCGCTATTCAACTGGCCAATCCCGGTTTCGATTTTCTGGTGAAGAACGGCAGTGTTCAAACCGTGGGCGCTGGTATTCTGCCAACAGACGTAACGGAAACAGACTGGGTGCGGGGTTACGGCTACACGCTCGGGTTGGGCGGTATGACAGAACTGGACGGACTCCGAACGCTACGTAGCTATCAGGATGCCAATCGTCCTCGTCGGGCTGACCGCGACGAGATGATTCTGATGAATACCTGGGGCGACCGCAACAAAGACACGAAAATTAAGGAGCAGTTTATCATCACTGAGTTGCAGAAAGCGGCTCAGTTAGGCATTACCCGTTTTCAGATCGACGACGGCTGGGAGTTGGGCAAGTCGATGAATTCGGCGACGCCGGGCGGCAGTAGTGAGGCCATCTGGAAAAATCCGAAGTACTGGACACCTGATCCCGACCGGTTTCCCAATGGGCTGAAACCCGTGATCGACGCAGCTAAAAAGCTGAATATCGAGCTGGGCTTATGGTTCAGTCCCAGTGTCGACAGTAGTTTTAAGCACTGGGACAAAGACGCGCAGACGCTCATCGGGCTTTATAAAGAACATGGCATTCGAACGTTTAAAATCGACCTCGTTCAGATTCCCGACAAAACGGCCGAAGTCAACTTTCGGAAATTTCTCGATACGGTGATGGCAGCTACCAACTACGAGGTGATTTTCAACATGGACGTAACAGCGGGTCGGCGCAACGGGTATCACTTCATGAACGAATACGGCAACCTGTTTCTGGAAAACCGCTACACCGACTGGACTAACTACTATCCGTACTGGACGCTGCGCAACCTCTGGAATCTGTCGAAATATGTACCACCCCAGAATCTTCAAATCGAGTTTCTGAACAAGTGGCGAAACGCTGATAAGTACCCCGCTGGCGACCGCTTTGCCCCGGCCAATTATTCGTTTGATTATTTGTTTGCCATAACGATGATGGCGCAGCCGCTGGCCTGGTTCGAGGCTACGGGCCTGCCAGTCGAAGCTTTCCAAACTGCTAAACTGATCCAGACCTACCGAACCAATCAGACGCAGATACATGCGGGGCACATCCTCCCCATCGGCGACGAACCCAGCGGGAAAAGCTGGACCGGATTTCAGTCTATCACATCGGATACAGAAGGGTTTCTGCTGCTTTTTCGGGAAGATACGCCTGAAGGACAGGATATGATCAAAACGTGGTTGCCCGCTGGCAAACGGGTGAGCTTAGAGCCAGTGGCTGGAGCCGGGAAAGCCACTAATTTAGTGATATTGAAGGAAGGCCGACTTTCCGTTACGTTGCCGACGCCTAATAGCTTTGGGCTATATCGGTATAAGGTGCTGAATTAG
- a CDS encoding alpha-galactosidase: protein MKKLIPLFLLNCLASGFTLAQNPPFAKWTRSELILNNGVVQRTIKLPASDAHFLTTEYKPVVGEFRYFQKTNPDFQFEINDKIYSGSGDWKLVKTEKITDAKQGDGAAVTLQSNDGNVELTLNFLLYPNLSVIRKSLTIKNLANEPVRLESVDVEKFVVTNYNATTFSWICHDYGRRRSIGPYDGNFQDALLTVHNSDWQQGIAIGNEAAGVVKHTSVFWDEPAILSGLTHKDARFPFRKYIAAGESYTTPQVFTMVYNNHKDPDEILNTAVPEFVRKHMGIRLSELAQKPTFVYNTWVPFRKNIDEKLVMELAKAAADAGMKEFIIDDGWADNYGDWIIDKTKFPNGLKPIFDYIKSLGMKPGMWVSVGSASPDSKVYKAHPDWFVLDANQQPANLHEDDLKMRTACFGTPWRGYIKDVLLKLALEYGLEYLKLDFTVVTSTYRFGNKVTGCYATNHKGHKDHHESLSTNYEAVWKLFDELHAAKPTLFIDCTFETMGGLQLIDYAMLKHAEGDWLSNFYGPPDANVDLRVRNMAWWRSPAIPATALVIGNPEMQDAGWEMHIKSLAGALPIMLGDPRKLSAPDLKKYRAYADWLQRMENKHQIMSYRQDLAGFGEPMDGMWDGFQRINTDTKQGGIVGIFRHGATETKRMVTVRHLDPAKRYQVKSMDGKVVASLSGQDLQTIGFPVTLTERYTGELFEISAN, encoded by the coding sequence ATGAAAAAACTCATTCCTCTTTTTCTACTGAACTGCCTGGCATCAGGCTTTACCCTGGCGCAGAATCCGCCCTTTGCGAAATGGACCCGTTCGGAACTCATCCTGAACAATGGTGTCGTTCAGCGAACCATCAAACTGCCTGCTTCAGACGCTCATTTTCTGACGACCGAATACAAACCCGTTGTGGGCGAGTTCAGGTATTTTCAGAAAACGAATCCCGATTTCCAGTTTGAGATAAACGATAAAATATATAGCGGCTCCGGCGACTGGAAGCTGGTAAAAACGGAGAAGATTACCGACGCCAAGCAGGGCGACGGAGCAGCCGTTACACTGCAAAGCAACGACGGGAACGTAGAACTCACCCTGAATTTTTTACTGTATCCCAACCTGTCCGTTATCCGCAAAAGCCTGACCATAAAAAACCTTGCCAACGAGCCGGTTCGGCTGGAATCGGTTGATGTCGAGAAGTTTGTGGTAACTAATTACAACGCCACTACGTTTAGCTGGATTTGTCACGACTATGGCCGACGGCGGTCCATAGGCCCTTATGATGGAAACTTTCAGGATGCCTTACTCACCGTTCACAACAGCGACTGGCAACAGGGAATCGCGATCGGAAATGAAGCCGCTGGTGTTGTGAAACATACGTCGGTTTTCTGGGATGAACCCGCCATTCTCAGCGGACTAACGCACAAAGACGCCCGTTTCCCCTTTCGGAAATACATCGCGGCAGGCGAGTCATATACGACTCCGCAGGTATTCACGATGGTGTACAACAACCACAAAGATCCCGACGAGATACTGAATACGGCCGTTCCGGAATTTGTGCGGAAACACATGGGCATCCGCCTTTCAGAACTCGCCCAGAAACCCACGTTCGTCTATAACACCTGGGTGCCATTTCGCAAGAATATTGACGAGAAGCTGGTTATGGAACTGGCCAAGGCAGCCGCCGATGCGGGTATGAAAGAGTTTATCATCGACGATGGCTGGGCCGATAATTATGGCGACTGGATTATCGACAAAACCAAATTCCCCAATGGCCTTAAACCCATTTTCGACTACATCAAATCGCTGGGCATGAAGCCGGGCATGTGGGTTAGCGTGGGCAGTGCCTCCCCGGATAGTAAAGTCTACAAAGCCCATCCCGACTGGTTTGTGCTGGATGCTAACCAGCAGCCGGCCAACCTGCACGAAGATGATCTGAAAATGCGAACCGCCTGTTTTGGTACGCCCTGGCGCGGCTATATCAAGGACGTACTGCTAAAACTGGCGCTGGAATACGGGCTGGAATACCTGAAACTAGACTTTACGGTGGTCACCAGTACGTACCGGTTCGGGAACAAGGTGACGGGCTGTTATGCCACCAATCACAAAGGGCATAAAGATCATCATGAATCCTTATCCACCAATTACGAGGCCGTCTGGAAGCTGTTCGATGAGTTGCATGCCGCCAAGCCCACGCTGTTTATCGACTGTACGTTCGAGACGATGGGCGGTTTGCAATTGATCGACTACGCTATGCTGAAACATGCCGAAGGCGACTGGCTGTCTAATTTCTACGGCCCACCCGATGCCAATGTCGACCTGCGCGTCCGGAATATGGCCTGGTGGCGTTCGCCCGCCATCCCTGCTACGGCACTGGTCATCGGTAATCCCGAAATGCAGGATGCAGGCTGGGAAATGCACATCAAATCATTAGCCGGTGCCTTGCCCATTATGCTGGGCGATCCCCGGAAATTGTCAGCGCCAGACCTGAAAAAATACCGGGCCTACGCCGATTGGCTGCAACGGATGGAAAACAAGCATCAGATTATGAGCTACCGTCAGGATCTGGCCGGGTTTGGTGAACCGATGGACGGTATGTGGGACGGTTTCCAGCGAATCAACACCGATACGAAACAGGGCGGCATCGTTGGCATATTCCGCCATGGTGCTACAGAAACAAAGCGGATGGTGACCGTGCGGCATCTTGACCCGGCCAAACGCTATCAGGTAAAATCAATGGATGGAAAGGTAGTAGCCTCCCTGAGCGGGCAGGACCTGCAAACGATTGGTTTTCCGGTAACCCTGACCGAGCGGTATACCGGTGAGCTTTTTGAGATCAGCGCAAATTGA
- a CDS encoding TIM barrel protein, which yields MPIKFYAPHWGNTLPFATFCQNVKDAGYDGVEMALPLEADESREIVATLKDHDLELIGQYWQSFESDLDEHSRNYEKYLRHLIAARPVFINCQTGKDFFTFEQNRHLFDLAARISEETGVKIIHETHRGKSLFAAHIARDYFTRLPDLRICLDISHWCNVHESLLENQIEAVNLAISRADHIHSRVGHPEGPQVNDPRAPEWEDTLNTHLAWWDKIVETHRANGTQLTVTTEFGPANYMPVMPYTQLPIGNQWEINVFMMNLLKQRYA from the coding sequence ATGCCGATCAAATTTTACGCGCCCCACTGGGGGAATACCTTACCGTTTGCTACGTTCTGTCAGAACGTGAAAGACGCTGGTTACGATGGTGTTGAAATGGCTTTGCCGCTCGAAGCCGATGAGAGTCGGGAAATCGTAGCTACCCTGAAAGACCACGACCTCGAACTGATCGGTCAGTATTGGCAGTCGTTCGAGAGCGATCTGGACGAACACAGCCGTAACTACGAAAAATACCTCCGGCATCTGATTGCAGCCAGGCCCGTTTTTATCAATTGCCAGACCGGTAAGGATTTCTTTACCTTCGAGCAGAACAGACATCTATTCGATCTGGCAGCCCGTATTTCGGAAGAAACGGGCGTGAAAATTATCCACGAAACGCACCGGGGGAAATCCCTCTTTGCCGCCCATATCGCCCGGGATTATTTCACCAGACTCCCCGACCTGCGCATATGCCTCGATATTTCGCATTGGTGTAACGTTCATGAATCACTCCTCGAAAACCAGATAGAAGCCGTAAATCTGGCTATTTCCCGAGCCGACCACATTCACAGTCGGGTAGGACACCCCGAAGGGCCGCAGGTCAATGATCCCCGTGCGCCGGAATGGGAAGATACGCTCAATACGCATCTGGCCTGGTGGGACAAAATTGTGGAAACGCACCGGGCAAACGGTACGCAACTAACCGTTACCACCGAGTTCGGACCGGCCAACTACATGCCCGTGATGCCCTACACCCAGTTGCCAATCGGTAATCAATGGGAGATCAACGTGTTCATGATGAACCTCTTAAAGCAGCGGTATGCCTAG
- a CDS encoding choice-of-anchor Q domain-containing protein encodes MKTTVLFFILFSINTFVYAVTWHVSGSGNDANDGKTPETAFRNLQKAADLVQPGDVVLVGNGTYTNVDKGNGSAVLNITRSGTSTAWITWKARPGHRPEVHPVGWCGIQISGSYNIIDGLSVIGNNDSIVLLKAQEDGKKPTPDPYYNTNGIFFNGRGKKPDEKPHHLIVRNCVVGKCAGGGIVGIEIDYFTVEDCKVFDNAWFMRYGGSGITTLNNWAYDDAPGYHIVIQRNFVWNNKTLVPWEKIGKLSDGNGIILDVTDQEQGQGATNPNADAVVKPATSQTAVSTTTVAGAPAPEKPKRPEWKGRALIANNVSCFNGGSGIHTFRTRHVDIINNTTYWNGGIVGYQELFPNRSEDVVILNNIIVPRPGGAVTSNYRNTSIRWDYNIYPTAQTVFAGANDIVADPNFIDIQPDPTKGNFRLAKNSRAVNSGSNDVPLPNDILGKARPKTSGRDRGAFEQ; translated from the coding sequence ATGAAAACAACCGTTCTGTTTTTTATTCTCTTTTCAATCAATACGTTCGTGTATGCTGTAACCTGGCATGTTTCCGGGTCGGGGAACGATGCAAACGATGGTAAAACGCCCGAAACCGCTTTCCGGAATCTGCAAAAAGCCGCCGACCTGGTCCAGCCCGGCGATGTAGTACTGGTTGGCAACGGTACGTATACCAACGTCGATAAAGGCAACGGGAGTGCCGTACTGAACATCACACGCTCTGGTACGTCTACCGCCTGGATTACGTGGAAGGCTCGTCCGGGTCATCGACCGGAAGTGCATCCCGTTGGCTGGTGCGGCATTCAGATTTCGGGCTCATACAATATCATTGATGGATTGAGCGTCATCGGCAACAACGATTCCATTGTGCTGCTGAAAGCTCAGGAAGACGGTAAAAAACCAACGCCCGACCCTTATTACAACACGAACGGAATTTTCTTCAATGGCCGGGGTAAGAAACCGGACGAAAAACCGCACCATTTGATTGTTCGCAATTGTGTAGTTGGCAAGTGTGCAGGTGGTGGCATTGTCGGTATCGAGATCGACTATTTCACGGTTGAAGATTGTAAGGTGTTTGACAATGCCTGGTTCATGCGCTACGGCGGCTCGGGTATAACGACATTGAACAACTGGGCATACGATGATGCGCCAGGTTACCACATCGTGATCCAGCGTAATTTTGTCTGGAACAATAAAACGCTGGTGCCCTGGGAGAAAATCGGCAAACTGAGCGACGGAAACGGAATCATTCTCGACGTAACGGATCAGGAACAGGGGCAGGGTGCCACGAATCCCAACGCCGATGCGGTTGTCAAACCAGCCACCAGCCAGACGGCGGTTTCCACAACTACCGTTGCCGGTGCACCAGCACCAGAAAAGCCAAAGCGGCCTGAGTGGAAAGGGCGGGCGCTGATAGCGAATAATGTGAGTTGCTTCAATGGCGGCTCGGGCATTCACACCTTCCGCACGAGGCACGTCGATATTATCAACAACACAACCTACTGGAACGGCGGGATTGTGGGGTATCAGGAGTTGTTTCCGAACCGTTCTGAAGATGTGGTTATCCTGAATAATATCATTGTGCCACGTCCGGGTGGAGCCGTAACCTCCAACTACCGCAATACCAGTATCCGCTGGGACTATAACATCTACCCAACTGCTCAGACTGTTTTTGCCGGAGCCAACGACATTGTGGCCGACCCCAACTTCATCGACATTCAGCCCGACCCAACGAAAGGTAATTTCCGGCTGGCGAAAAACAGTCGTGCCGTTAATTCGGGTAGTAACGATGTTCCCTTGCCCAATGATATTCTGGGAAAGGCCCGCCCCAAAACTTCCGGACGGGATCGGGGTGCGTTTGAACAGTAA